In the Limanda limanda chromosome 1, fLimLim1.1, whole genome shotgun sequence genome, one interval contains:
- the cald1a gene encoding caldesmon 1a isoform X1, which produces MEEMDFEQRRELRRQKREEMRLEAERLAKNDDDEEEAARERRRRARQERLKTRDGDEPSGQPDSLVMTNSHSVTETLSVSSSCGGGGDDEDQALLDRMAKREERRQRRMKEALERQRQGDPAETEDNGSVPMEKNNDEEERPSSCRRGRYRDNDEEEEEKTFTYSSRREEKQREEPREEEEAAPGGGQEADEGVDEEEEQEVEVVEDKPRRSYLREQESAEEPKAQNKVNERGRAREEREEQRKQNGGLHEDEAPKQHRKPERTLSRGSVRSTEVSVVDDEQDDDARLEAERKLEELKRRRDDAESEEFERMRQKQQEAEVELEELKKKREDRRKVLDEEEKQKKQEEEDRKNREEDEKRKMKEEIERRRAEAAEKRQKVEDIVDGEDKPFKCVSPRGSSLKIGERAEFLNKSAQKSTVKAAHSPVVSKIDNRLEQYTSAAQRENKESRSPRSGATDLPMVTDSIRNIKSMWERGSVFSSPGGSGNTFKEAAVMKTGVAGRINDWLNKTPESGKTSGGRPADLKPVDVTNKRSLWENKGASPTKVAGRGETKSVANGMGH; this is translated from the exons ATGGAGGAAATGGACTTTGAGCAGCGCCGGGAGCTTAGGAGGCAGAAGCGGGAGGAGATGCGCCTGGAGGCCGAAAG GTTGGCAAAGAATGATGATGACGAAGAAGAGGCGGCTCGTGAGAGAAGGCGCAGGGCACGCCAGGAGAGGCTGAAGACCAGGGACGGCGATGAGCCCAGTGGACAGCCAGACAGTCTGGTCATGACCAATAGCcacag TGTGACAGAGACACTGTCTGTGAGCAGCTCttgtggaggtggtggagatgaCGAGGACCAAGCCCTGCTGGACCGCATGGCCAAACGCGAGGAGAGACGGCAGAGGCGCATGAAAGAGGCGctggagagacagaggcagggGGACCCCGCTGAGACAGAGGACAACGGCAGCGTCCCCATGGAGAAAAAcaatgatgaggaggagaggccCTCATCCTGTCGTAGGGGTCGTTACCGTGATAacgatgaggaggaagaggagaagacgtTCACGTACAGctccaggagagaggagaagcagcgAGAGGAAccaagagaggaagaggaggctgctccTGGGGGCGGACAGGAAGCAGATGAGGgtgtggatgaagaggaggagcaggaagtggaagTGGTGGAGGACAAACCGAGAAGGTCTTACCTGAGGGAACAG gAATCAGCTGAAGAGCCTAAAGCTCAAAACAAG GTGAATGAGAGGGGCAGggccagggaggagagggaggagcaaagGAAGCAGAACGGAGGGCTGCACGAGGACGAGGCTCccaaacaacacaggaaacccGAGAGGACCCTGAG TCGCGGAAGTGTACGCTCCACTGAGGTGTCCGTGGTGGACGACGAGCAAGACGACGACGCTCGCCTGGAAGCCGAGCGcaagctggaggagctgaagcgTCGCCGCGATGATGCAGAGAGTGAGGAGTTCGAGAGGATGAggcagaagcagcaggaggccgaAGTTGAGcttgaggagctgaagaagaagagggaggacagaaggaaagtgctggacgaggaggagaagcagaagaagcaagaggaggaagacaggaaAAACCGAGAGGAG gacgagaaaaggaagatgaaggaggagattgaacggaggagagcagaggcagccgagaagagacagaaggtgGAGGACATTGTGGACGGCGAGGATAAACCCTTTAAGTGTGTCAGCCCCCGAGGCTCCTCCCTGAAG ATCGGAGAGAGAGCAGAGTTCCTGAACAAGTCGGCACAGAAAAG CACAGTGAAGGCAGCTCATTCTCCTGTGGTGTCCAAGATAGACAACAGGCTGGAGCAGTACACCTCAGCTGCTCAG agagagaacaaggaGTCTCGATCCCCTCGCTCCGGAGCGACGGATCTGCCCATGGTCACTGACAGCATACGAAACATCAAGAGCATGTGGGAGAGAGGCAGCGTGTTCAGCTCACCCGGGGGCAGCGGGAACACGTTCAAG gaagcagctgtgaTGAAGACAGGCGTGGCGGGCCGCATCAACGACTGGCTGAATAAAACCCCTGAGAGCGGCAAAACATCAGGAGGAAGGCCAGCG GACCTGAAGCCTGTTGATGTCACCAACAAGAGGAGTCTATGGGAAAATAAAGGTGCCTCTCCAACCAAG gtggCAGGCAGAGGGGAGACCAAATCAGTCGCCAACG
- the cald1a gene encoding caldesmon 1a isoform X2, producing the protein MEEMDFEQRRELRRQKREEMRLEAERLAKNDDDEEEAARERRRRARQERLKTRDGDEPSGQPDSLVMTNSHSVTETLSVSSSCGGGGDDEDQALLDRMAKREERRQRRMKEALERQRQGDPAETEDNGSVPMEKNNDEEERPSSCRRGRYRDNDEEEEEKTFTYSSRREEKQREEPREEEEAAPGGGQEADEGVDEEEEQEVEVVEDKPRRSYLREQVNERGRAREEREEQRKQNGGLHEDEAPKQHRKPERTLSRGSVRSTEVSVVDDEQDDDARLEAERKLEELKRRRDDAESEEFERMRQKQQEAEVELEELKKKREDRRKVLDEEEKQKKQEEEDRKNREEDEKRKMKEEIERRRAEAAEKRQKVEDIVDGEDKPFKCVSPRGSSLKIGERAEFLNKSAQKSTVKAAHSPVVSKIDNRLEQYTSAAQRENKESRSPRSGATDLPMVTDSIRNIKSMWERGSVFSSPGGSGNTFKEAAVMKTGVAGRINDWLNKTPESGKTSGGRPADLKPVDVTNKRSLWENKGASPTKVAGRGETKSVANGMGH; encoded by the exons ATGGAGGAAATGGACTTTGAGCAGCGCCGGGAGCTTAGGAGGCAGAAGCGGGAGGAGATGCGCCTGGAGGCCGAAAG GTTGGCAAAGAATGATGATGACGAAGAAGAGGCGGCTCGTGAGAGAAGGCGCAGGGCACGCCAGGAGAGGCTGAAGACCAGGGACGGCGATGAGCCCAGTGGACAGCCAGACAGTCTGGTCATGACCAATAGCcacag TGTGACAGAGACACTGTCTGTGAGCAGCTCttgtggaggtggtggagatgaCGAGGACCAAGCCCTGCTGGACCGCATGGCCAAACGCGAGGAGAGACGGCAGAGGCGCATGAAAGAGGCGctggagagacagaggcagggGGACCCCGCTGAGACAGAGGACAACGGCAGCGTCCCCATGGAGAAAAAcaatgatgaggaggagaggccCTCATCCTGTCGTAGGGGTCGTTACCGTGATAacgatgaggaggaagaggagaagacgtTCACGTACAGctccaggagagaggagaagcagcgAGAGGAAccaagagaggaagaggaggctgctccTGGGGGCGGACAGGAAGCAGATGAGGgtgtggatgaagaggaggagcaggaagtggaagTGGTGGAGGACAAACCGAGAAGGTCTTACCTGAGGGAACAG GTGAATGAGAGGGGCAGggccagggaggagagggaggagcaaagGAAGCAGAACGGAGGGCTGCACGAGGACGAGGCTCccaaacaacacaggaaacccGAGAGGACCCTGAG TCGCGGAAGTGTACGCTCCACTGAGGTGTCCGTGGTGGACGACGAGCAAGACGACGACGCTCGCCTGGAAGCCGAGCGcaagctggaggagctgaagcgTCGCCGCGATGATGCAGAGAGTGAGGAGTTCGAGAGGATGAggcagaagcagcaggaggccgaAGTTGAGcttgaggagctgaagaagaagagggaggacagaaggaaagtgctggacgaggaggagaagcagaagaagcaagaggaggaagacaggaaAAACCGAGAGGAG gacgagaaaaggaagatgaaggaggagattgaacggaggagagcagaggcagccgagaagagacagaaggtgGAGGACATTGTGGACGGCGAGGATAAACCCTTTAAGTGTGTCAGCCCCCGAGGCTCCTCCCTGAAG ATCGGAGAGAGAGCAGAGTTCCTGAACAAGTCGGCACAGAAAAG CACAGTGAAGGCAGCTCATTCTCCTGTGGTGTCCAAGATAGACAACAGGCTGGAGCAGTACACCTCAGCTGCTCAG agagagaacaaggaGTCTCGATCCCCTCGCTCCGGAGCGACGGATCTGCCCATGGTCACTGACAGCATACGAAACATCAAGAGCATGTGGGAGAGAGGCAGCGTGTTCAGCTCACCCGGGGGCAGCGGGAACACGTTCAAG gaagcagctgtgaTGAAGACAGGCGTGGCGGGCCGCATCAACGACTGGCTGAATAAAACCCCTGAGAGCGGCAAAACATCAGGAGGAAGGCCAGCG GACCTGAAGCCTGTTGATGTCACCAACAAGAGGAGTCTATGGGAAAATAAAGGTGCCTCTCCAACCAAG gtggCAGGCAGAGGGGAGACCAAATCAGTCGCCAACG